The window CCGTCGGACGCGCCGGCCTACGCCGGCCACAACGACTACGGCACCGCGGTGCTGCTGGCCGCGATGCACCGGGCCGGCGTGACCCGGCTGGTGCTGGCCAGTTCGATGGTGGTGTACGGCGAGGGCCGTTACACCTGCGCCGGGCACGGCGTCGTCCGGCCGGCGCCGCGCCGCCCCGACGACCTGGCCGCCGGCAGGTACGACCCGCGATGCCCACGGTGCGCCGGTGAACTGCGCTGGACACGGGTGCCGGAGGACGCGCCGCTGGAGCCGCGCAGCACGTACGCGGCGAGCAAGCTCGCCCAGGAGCATCTGGCGGCGGCGTGGGCGCGGCAGACCGGCGGCGGTGGCTGGGCGCTGCGCTACCACAACGTCTACGGCCCCCGGATGCCGCGCGACACCCCGTACGCGGGAGTGGCGTCGCTGTTCCGGTCGGCGTTGGCCGCCGGGCGGGCACCGCAGGTGCTCGAGGACGGCCGGCAGCAGCGGGACTTCGTCCACGTCACCGACGTCGCCTGGGCGAACCTGCTGGCCATGGTCGCCGACCAGCCGGCCGGCATGGTGCCGGTGAACGTCTGCTCGGGTGAACCGCACCCGGTCGGTGAGCTGGCCCGGCAGTTGGCGGCGGCGATGGGCGGGCCGGAGCCGGTGATCGTCGGCGGTGCCCGGCCGGCGGACGTACGGCACGTGGTCGCCGACCCGGGCCGGGCGGCGCAACTGCTCGGCTTCACCGCCCGGGTCGGCTTCGCCGACGGGGTTACCGCGTTCGCCACCGACCCGCTGCGGGAGCCGGCCGTCCTGCGGCGTGAGCCGGCCGCGCTGCCGGTGCCGGCCTGAACCCAGGCCGGCCACGCCGCTGGCGCCGGCCCGGGACCCGGTCAGGAGAAGGTCAGCAGCAGGTGGTTGACGGCCAGCGCGGTCGCCGCCTGCCCGGCCAGCCACCAGCGGCGTGCGCTGGCCGGCAGGTGGGCGGTGGCGACCAGCAGCCACACCACGAACGGCAGCCAGATCCGCTCCACCTCGGCCTTGCTCAGCCCGGACAGGTCGGCCGCGACGATCGCGGCGGCCGCCGTCAGCGGTAGCACCACCGTCGGCCGTGCGGCGGCCCGCAACCCGGCGAGCAGCCGTCGCCCGCGCGGCGCGCCGGCCGGCTCGGTCGGGGCGGCCGGTACCGTCGACGCGGCCTGCCGTACCGCCTGCCGGGCCGCCCCGACCGTGCGCCGCAGTGCCGGCCCGACGACCAGGCCGGCGGAGAGCAGCATCGCCGCCAGGTTGGCCCACACCCAGTAGCTGTACGGACGTTCGGCGGCCCAGCCCTGGTAGTACCGCTCGACGACCAGCTGATAGCCCTCCCACCACCAGAAACCGGCGGCGGTGAAGACGACCACGACGGCGGCCACCCCGGTGCCGGCGATCAGCAACGCCGGCAGGAACCGGCCGGGCCGCATCGCCAGCACCGCCAACGCCAACGCCCCGACCAGCACGAACCCGTACGACAGGTAGAGCGCGAAGCCGAGCAGCAGACCGCCGGTGAGCAGCGCCGCCGGGTGGCGGGCGGCCAGCAGGGCCAGCCCGGCGGCGACCACCCCGGTGAACACCCCGTCGCCGGACGAGCCGATCCACACCGCGCCGGGCAGCAGCACCAGGAACGGCAGTACGGTGCGGGCGGCGTCCTCGGCGCCGAGCCGGCGCAGCGTCGCCGGCACGCTGACCACCATCGTCGCGCCGATCAGGATGCAGGCCAGGCCGGCCGCGGTGCCACCGCCGAGGCCGATCCGGTCCAGCCAGACGAAGACCAGCAGCGCCCCCGGCGGGTGGCCGGCGGTGTGCGTGGACCAGGAGCCGGGCTGGAAGTCGATGATCCGGTCGCTGAACCCGGCCAGCATCACCGGGATGCTGGTGATCCGGTGCACCTCGTGCAGGTACTCGGCCTGGTTGGTGAGGCGTTCGGTGACCCCGGCGGTCCAGCCGTCGATCAGGGCCAGCGACAGAATCCAGGCCACCGCGACGAGGTACCCGACGCCGAGCAGCCGGCCCCAGCTGGCGCTGCGCGCCCACCGTACCCCCCAACCGACGACCACGACGGCGACCACGACGGCGAGCGGCGTGCCCCAGCCGACGTGCGGACGCCAGAACGCGTACAGCGGCGCGGTATCGGCGTAGAGTCCGACGCCACGCCGGTTGAGCACCACGCCGACGACGACGGCGGCGGCGATCAGCGCCAACTCGACCCCGAGCACGATCAGGTCGGCGCGGCCGGACCGCCGGGTTACGGGTTCTGGTGGTGTCATGGCCACTGGACGGTACGGCCTGCGCCGGCGCCCGGGCCGGGCAACGGCCGGACCGTAACCCTCCGGTAAGAATTGCCGCCTGTAAGACTTCCGTAAGCGCGGAACGCCACCCGGTCAGGGACGGTTCGTCCTAGCGTCGGCGGTATGCCGACACCGATCGACGTGGTGCTGCCCTGCCTCGACGAGGCAGCCGCCCTACCGGGCGTACTCGCCGCGCTGCCGCCCGGCTACCGGGCGGTGGTGGTGGACAACGGGTCCCGGGACGGGTCCCCGCAGGTGGCCGCCGCGCACGGCGCCCGGGTGGTGCACGAGCCCCGGCGCGGGTACGGGGCCGCCGTGCACACCGGCCTGCTGGCCGCCGAGACCGAGCTGGTCTGCGTGCTCGACGCGGACGGGTCGTTCGACCCGGCGGAGCTGCCGGCGCTGGTGCGGCCGGTGGCCGACGGGCACGCCGAGCTGACCGTGGGACGCCGCCGGCCGGTGTCGGCGCGGGTCTGGCCGTGGCATGCCCGGGCCGGTACGGCGCTGGTCGCGGCGCTGCTGCGACAGCGTGGCGTACCGCTGCGGGATTTGAGCCCGATCCGGGTGGCCCGCCGCGAGGCGCTGCTGTCGCTCGGCGTCACCGACCGGGCCTTCGGCTACCCGTTGGAGCTGATGATCCGGGCCGCCGGTGCCGGGTGGCGCATCGTCGAGCTGGACGTGACGTACGCGCCCCGGGCGGCCGGCACCCGGTCGAAGGTGTCCGGCTCGGTACGCGGCACGCTGCGGGCGACCCGCGACTTCGGCCGGGTGCTGCGCACCGTGGACGGTGCCCGGTGACCGTCCTGCTGGTGATGGCGAAGGCACCGGTGGCCGGGCGGGTGAAGACCCGGCTCTGCCCGCCGGCCACCCCCGGCCAGGCCGCCCGGATCGCCACCGCCGCGCTGCTGGACACGATGGACGCGGTCCGGACGACCGGAGCGGTGACGCCGGTGCTGGCGCTGGCCGGCCGGTTGTCCGACGCCGACGCGTACCCGGGGGCCGCCGAGGAACTGATCGTGGCGACCGCCGGCTGGCGGGTACTGCCGCAGCGCGGGGACGGGTTCGCCGACCGGCTGGCCAACGCGCACGCCGACGTGGCGGCGGCGTACCCGGGCCGGCCGGTGCTGCAGATCGGGATGGACACCCCGCAGCTGACCGGCGCGGCGTTGACCGCCGCCGTCGAGACGCTGACCGGTGCCGGTGGGGCGCCGGCCCAGGCGGGTGGGGTGCGGGCCGGCACCGGCGCGGTGCTCGGTTGGGCGGCCGACGGCGGCTGGTGGGCGCTGGGCCTGACCGACCCCCGGCACGCCGAGGTGCTGCGGCGGGTGCCGATGTCGACCCCGCACACCGGCCGCGACACCTGGTCGGCGCTGCGCGCGCGAGGGTTGCGGGTCGCACCGCTGCCGGTGCTACGCGACGTCGACGAGTGGCCGGACGCGCTGACGGTGGCCGACGCCGTTCCCGGCAGCCGGTTCGCCGACCAGGTGGCGGCGGTGGGCGTACCGGCCCTGGCCCGGACACCGGTGACGGTGGCGACGCCTGCGGCTGGGGCACGGCGGTGACCGCCAGCGTGCCCGGCCGGTACGCGGCCGACCACGGCTTCGCCGCCGCGCTGCTGGCTCCGGCTTCCGGCGGGCACTGGCTGGTGCAGGGTGACGGGGTCCGCTGGCAGCTGCCGGTGGAGCGCTGGCACGGTCCGGTGGAGCCGACGGCCGACGCGGTGGTGGCCCGGTGCTGCGGTCCGACCCTGGACCTGGGGTGCGGGCCGGGCCGGGTCACGGTGGCGTTGACCCGGGCCGGGGTGACGGCGGTCGGGGTGGACGTGTCGGCCCGGGCGGTGGCGCTGACCCGGGCCCGGGGCGGGGTGGCGATCCACCGTGACCTGTTCGACCGGTTGCCCGCCGAAGGGCGGTGGCGGCACGCCGTGCTGCTGGACGGCAACATCGGCATCGGCGGTGATCCGGTGGCGTTGCTGCGCCGGTGCCGGTCGTTGCTGCATCCGCAGGGCACCCTGCTGGTGGAGCTGGATCCGCCCGGGGTCGGGCTGTGGCGCGGGTACGCGCACGTGGTCAGCACCGCCGCCCGGGGCCGGCCCCGGCTGGGGCCGGCGTTCCGGTGGGCGCGGCTGGACACCGACGCGGTACGGGCCGCCGCGACCGCCGGTGGGCTGACCGTCCGGGAGGTGTTCCGCGACGCCGGCCGGTGGTTCGGTGAGCTGACGGTGTCGCGGTGAGCGGCTACCGGCCGCCGTCCGACACCGGAGCGTCCGGCAGCGGGTAGCGCAGCACCAGTGGGTCGGTCGGCAGACCGTGCCGGGTGAGGAACTCGCGTACCTGTGGTTCGACGGCCGGGCCGGTCAGCGCGGCGAACCGTTGGACCATCGACGCGACCGCGCAGACCACGGCGAGCTCGACCAGCTCGTCTGCGTCGTAGTGGTCGATGGTCGGCTGCACCTGCCGCCGGGGGGTCACCAGCGGCACCTGGGCGGAGAGCCAGGCCAGCCGCAGCGCCGCGCGTTCCCGTTCGTCGAAGACACCGCCGTCGTCGGCACGGCCGGTGGCGGCGGCCACGCAGCGGTCGATCCGGGCCACCGCGTCCGGCCGGTCCGGGGCGGCGGTGAAGGCGAGGTAGCCTTCGGCCGCGGCCAGGTAGGCGTGGTCCCGGGCGACGGCCGACACCCGGGCCATCAGGTGCTTGAGGTCGGCGGGGATCCGGGAGTGTGGCCGGTCACGCATCAGTTCGACGTACAGGTGACAGTGCCGGCGGCGCTGCGCGGCCGGCCAGGCCCGCACCCAGGCCGGGACGAAACCCAGCTCGCGTTCGGCGTAGGCGTCCGGGTCGCCGACCAGTTCGTCGTAGCCGGCCATCAGCTGCGGCAGGGTCGGTCCGCCGGACGGCAGCTCGTGGTCGAGGTTGCGCGGGTTGGTGTCGCCGACCGCGTGCCGGCCGGCGGTCACGCCCCGGGCACTGGCCGTCGCCGCCCAGTCGCCCTCGATTTCCAGGCCGACCAGGTCGTTGAACACGTTGAGGAAGCCGAACGACGCCACCACCATGGTGAGCGCGTCCATCCTGACCTGGGCGTCCCCGTCGCCGTGGCGGGCCTGGTCGACGGTGTCCCGGACCTTCGCCAACGCCTGCGGGGTGACGGCGTTGCGGGTGGCCCGGGCCGCCAGGTCGGTCAGGGCGGCCTCGTGCGGCCCGACCGCGCTGTCCGGGTCCGCCGGGCCGGTCGCGCTGTCCGGGTCCGCCGGGCCGGTCGCGCCGGGCACGGCGACGGCGTGGGTCATGCAGTACGAGCAGCCGTGCGCGCGGGACGTGGCGTAGGCGACCTCGGACATCACCGCCCGGCCGAGCCGCTGTCCGCCGGCCTGCACAGCTGCCGCGTTCTGGCAGTAGACGAACAGCTTGTACGCTGCCGGCCAGCGATGCAGGTAGGCGAAGGTGTTGGGCCAGAAGCCGAAGAACCTGCGGTACATGTGCAGGATCGGCCAGGTCTGCGGGTCGGGGTCGTGGGTGCCGTCGCTGGTGGGGATGACAGTGGACAGTGCGAGGTCGGCCGCGCCGTGGGCCAGCTCGTCGTCGGTGTGCCCGTCGAGGTCCAGGTCGCCGCGGTGTGGTGCGGTGGTCAGGGCGGCCAGCCGGCCGGTCGTGGCCAGCCGGTCCAGGTCGTCGGCGCTGCCGACGTGGTAGTCGCCGAGAAAGATCTGCGGGACGGTGTACGCACCGGAGAAGTAGGCGCTGGCGTTCGCGGTGCGGGCGTCGGCCGTGACGTCGTACGGCTGGAAGTCGATGCCTTCGCCGGTGAGCGTCCGCTTGGCGCGGGCGCAGAAGACACAGCCGGGCTTGGTGAACGCGTGCACGGTCGGTCGGGTGGGCAGGTACGGGTGCACGATAGAGCCTCCTTTGGCTGCGGTTACCGGGCCCCGGGGCGCTTCGTTGAGCATACACTCATTGAGTTTTTACTCAACGAGTGTGGGTCGAGGATGTGGAGGACCATGGCAACCAGTCGGCAACAGGCCGCCGAGCAACGGCGACGGCAGCTGCGTGAGGTCGCGGTACGCGTCTTCGCCCGGCAGGGCTTCGCGGCCACCACCACCAAGCAGCTCGCCAAGGAGGCCGGCGTCGCCGAGGGCCTGCTGTTCCACTACTTCCCCACCAAACTCGACCTGCTCAAGGACGTGGTCTCCGAGTACGGCGGCTACCGGCTCGCGATCGGCGACGTCCTCGACCCGCTCGACCCGAACGACCCCCGGACCGCACTGGCGGCGTACTGCCGGTCGCTCCTCGCCCACCTGCGCGAACACGCCGACCTGATCGCCGTCCTGGCCGGGGAGAGCCAACTCGACAGCGACCTGTCGAGCGTGTTCTGGGACGTGGTTGGCGACATGCGGGCCGGTCTGGCCGGGTGGCTCGACCGAGCGGTGCGGGCCGGCTCGGTACGCCCGGACGCCTCGACCACCGTCGCGGCGCACCTGGTCACCTCGACGCTGTCGATGTTCTTCCTGGAACACCGGCGGCTGCCGGAGCGGCAGTGGCGTACCCGGGCGGCAAAGCACGTCGCCGCCGTGGTGGACAGCACACTCGCCGGCATCGGCGCGGCACCGGCACCCGGCATCGGCGCTGCTGCGGCACCCGGCACCGCCGCCCGGGTGGCCCGCCCACCGGCACCACCGAGTTGATCTTCGGTTGGTCGCAGACCGTCGTTCAGCCGGCTGACGCCCGGCGCTCACCACCGGGCGCGACGTTGCTCGGGTGACTGACGATCCCCTGCGTACCCACCAGCCGCGACACCCCGAGAACCCGCAGCGCGGCGCAGCGCCGGGCCGCCTGCAGCGGCGTTCCCTGCTGCAGGCGGCGCTCGTCGCGCCGGCCGCCGGCGCCGCCGCCACGCTGATCGACGCCCCCGCCGCCGCCGGCGGCGGCGGGCCGTTCGACCCGGCGAGCCCGAGGTTCGCGCTCGCGGTGCTGCCCGACACGCAGTACCTGTTTGACGCCGACAGCTCCGACCCGGAACCGCTGAAGGCCACCTTCCGCTACCTCAACCAGGAGCGGCGGGACGCGAACATCGCCTTCATGACCCACCTCGGTGACATCACCGAGCACGGCAGCGAACACGAGATCGACCTCGCCAGCGACGCCTTCCGGACCATCGACGGCCGGCTGCCGTACAGCGTGCTGGCCGGCAACCACGACATCCGTGGCGGCGACGACCAGCGCGGCGACAGCGTCTACCTGCGAGCCTTCGGACCGCACCGGTTCACCGACACGCCGACCTTCGGCGGTGCCTCACCGGACGGCTACAACAGCTACCACGTCCTGCGCGCCGGCGGCCGGGACTGGCTGATCCTGGCGCTCGACTGGCGGGCCTCCGACACCGGCCTCGCCTGGGCGCAGGGCGTCATCGACGCACACCGTACGCTGCCGGTGATCCTCACCACCCACGACCTGGCCTGGGCCGACGATGCCGGTGCGGCCCAGCTGTCCGGCCACGGGCAGCGGCTGT is drawn from Micromonospora sp. Llam0 and contains these coding sequences:
- a CDS encoding NAD-dependent epimerase/dehydratase family protein, producing the protein MRILLTGAAGFIGSHVADLLVDEGHEVVALDALLPQAHGDEPPDWVRRHDLVRGDVRDGELLDRLLPGVDVVCHQAAMVGHGLDPSDAPAYAGHNDYGTAVLLAAMHRAGVTRLVLASSMVVYGEGRYTCAGHGVVRPAPRRPDDLAAGRYDPRCPRCAGELRWTRVPEDAPLEPRSTYAASKLAQEHLAAAWARQTGGGGWALRYHNVYGPRMPRDTPYAGVASLFRSALAAGRAPQVLEDGRQQRDFVHVTDVAWANLLAMVADQPAGMVPVNVCSGEPHPVGELARQLAAAMGGPEPVIVGGARPADVRHVVADPGRAAQLLGFTARVGFADGVTAFATDPLREPAVLRREPAALPVPA
- a CDS encoding glycosyltransferase family 2 protein, which encodes MPTPIDVVLPCLDEAAALPGVLAALPPGYRAVVVDNGSRDGSPQVAAAHGARVVHEPRRGYGAAVHTGLLAAETELVCVLDADGSFDPAELPALVRPVADGHAELTVGRRRPVSARVWPWHARAGTALVAALLRQRGVPLRDLSPIRVARREALLSLGVTDRAFGYPLELMIRAAGAGWRIVELDVTYAPRAAGTRSKVSGSVRGTLRATRDFGRVLRTVDGAR
- a CDS encoding DUF2064 domain-containing protein translates to MTVLLVMAKAPVAGRVKTRLCPPATPGQAARIATAALLDTMDAVRTTGAVTPVLALAGRLSDADAYPGAAEELIVATAGWRVLPQRGDGFADRLANAHADVAAAYPGRPVLQIGMDTPQLTGAALTAAVETLTGAGGAPAQAGGVRAGTGAVLGWAADGGWWALGLTDPRHAEVLRRVPMSTPHTGRDTWSALRARGLRVAPLPVLRDVDEWPDALTVADAVPGSRFADQVAAVGVPALARTPVTVATPAAGARR
- a CDS encoding bifunctional 2-polyprenyl-6-hydroxyphenol methylase/3-demethylubiquinol 3-O-methyltransferase UbiG; this translates as MTASVPGRYAADHGFAAALLAPASGGHWLVQGDGVRWQLPVERWHGPVEPTADAVVARCCGPTLDLGCGPGRVTVALTRAGVTAVGVDVSARAVALTRARGGVAIHRDLFDRLPAEGRWRHAVLLDGNIGIGGDPVALLRRCRSLLHPQGTLLVELDPPGVGLWRGYAHVVSTAARGRPRLGPAFRWARLDTDAVRAAATAGGLTVREVFRDAGRWFGELTVSR
- a CDS encoding glutaredoxin domain-containing protein encodes the protein MHPYLPTRPTVHAFTKPGCVFCARAKRTLTGEGIDFQPYDVTADARTANASAYFSGAYTVPQIFLGDYHVGSADDLDRLATTGRLAALTTAPHRGDLDLDGHTDDELAHGAADLALSTVIPTSDGTHDPDPQTWPILHMYRRFFGFWPNTFAYLHRWPAAYKLFVYCQNAAAVQAGGQRLGRAVMSEVAYATSRAHGCSYCMTHAVAVPGATGPADPDSATGPADPDSAVGPHEAALTDLAARATRNAVTPQALAKVRDTVDQARHGDGDAQVRMDALTMVVASFGFLNVFNDLVGLEIEGDWAATASARGVTAGRHAVGDTNPRNLDHELPSGGPTLPQLMAGYDELVGDPDAYAERELGFVPAWVRAWPAAQRRRHCHLYVELMRDRPHSRIPADLKHLMARVSAVARDHAYLAAAEGYLAFTAAPDRPDAVARIDRCVAAATGRADDGGVFDERERAALRLAWLSAQVPLVTPRRQVQPTIDHYDADELVELAVVCAVASMVQRFAALTGPAVEPQVREFLTRHGLPTDPLVLRYPLPDAPVSDGGR
- a CDS encoding TetR/AcrR family transcriptional regulator, producing MATSRQQAAEQRRRQLREVAVRVFARQGFAATTTKQLAKEAGVAEGLLFHYFPTKLDLLKDVVSEYGGYRLAIGDVLDPLDPNDPRTALAAYCRSLLAHLREHADLIAVLAGESQLDSDLSSVFWDVVGDMRAGLAGWLDRAVRAGSVRPDASTTVAAHLVTSTLSMFFLEHRRLPERQWRTRAAKHVAAVVDSTLAGIGAAPAPGIGAAAAPGTAARVARPPAPPS